From Paracoccus aminovorans, one genomic window encodes:
- a CDS encoding helix-turn-helix domain-containing protein, with product MNPDNRPPPPHPTAQVAPFVQVLGLEDAIRFILAFGGAELYIGKNPRDTNELVQMFGRESVEALASLATLPRRIPLAKPWLAAHFHAQGLSIAQIACKLHISDISVRTYLRREAENRERLRADAERRARKRT from the coding sequence CCCGGACAACCGCCCGCCGCCGCCGCACCCCACGGCGCAGGTCGCGCCTTTCGTCCAGGTTCTTGGGCTTGAAGATGCGATTCGCTTCATCCTCGCCTTCGGTGGCGCCGAGCTTTACATCGGCAAGAACCCTCGCGACACCAACGAGCTGGTGCAGATGTTCGGGCGCGAGTCTGTCGAGGCGCTGGCGAGCCTCGCCACGCTGCCCCGTCGTATTCCCCTGGCGAAGCCATGGCTTGCCGCCCATTTCCATGCGCAGGGTCTGTCCATCGCCCAGATCGCCTGCAAGCTGCACATCTCCGATATCTCGGTCCGCACCTATCTGCGCCGCGAGGCCGAGAACCGCGAGCGACTGCGCGCTGATGCGGAGCGCCGCGCCAGAAAGAGGACGTGA
- the lnt gene encoding apolipoprotein N-acyltransferase: MAAAAMPTPARPGRPSWAALALDLILGAAAALGQAPWGLWPLTVLALAALCWRIARAAGPRPAAWHAFAAGLGHFALAMSWIVEPFLVEPEIYGWMAPFALALMAAGAALFWTLPAWAATRFTPGFPRQGLVFAALIVLSDWLRGWIFTGLPWTLTGHIWIGTPAAQLAATFGAIGLSGLTMLAAALPLAFWHGPARQLRRAVPGTILSALVIATAFSAGMARLVRPLPPDTAIQLRLIQPNATQALKWDPYWSEVFFRRLLDLSAVRDPGRPAPDAVIWPETAVNFLLDQSGTAPQEIAGFAGAPVILGIQRSEGSRYFNSLTEFSVRGIGPVYDKFHLVPFGEYTPWGDLMARFGVRAFAAQHGFGYSAGPGPRLLDLPGLPRMQPLICYEAIFSRHLIAGETRPAWLLQVTNDAWFGALSGPWQHLAQARLRAIESGLPLMRAANTGVSAVIDARGGLRATLGLNLAGRIDAALPGALPPTPWTRWGDGPALALVLAALALAARRRYQHG; the protein is encoded by the coding sequence ATGGCGGCGGCAGCCATGCCGACCCCCGCAAGACCGGGGCGTCCCTCCTGGGCGGCGCTCGCGCTCGACCTGATCCTGGGCGCCGCCGCGGCGCTGGGACAGGCGCCCTGGGGCCTCTGGCCGCTGACCGTGCTGGCCTTGGCCGCGCTCTGCTGGCGCATCGCCCGCGCCGCCGGCCCGCGGCCCGCCGCCTGGCACGCCTTCGCGGCCGGTCTTGGCCATTTCGCGCTGGCCATGTCCTGGATCGTCGAACCCTTCCTGGTCGAACCCGAGATCTATGGCTGGATGGCCCCCTTCGCCCTGGCGCTGATGGCGGCCGGCGCGGCGCTGTTCTGGACCCTGCCCGCCTGGGCCGCGACCCGATTCACCCCGGGCTTTCCCCGACAGGGGCTGGTCTTTGCGGCGCTGATCGTGCTTTCGGACTGGCTGCGCGGCTGGATCTTCACCGGCCTGCCCTGGACGCTGACCGGCCATATCTGGATCGGCACCCCGGCCGCGCAACTGGCGGCGACATTCGGCGCCATCGGCCTTTCCGGCCTGACCATGCTGGCGGCAGCGCTGCCGCTCGCCTTCTGGCACGGCCCCGCGCGGCAGCTGCGCAGAGCCGTGCCGGGCACCATACTGTCGGCACTCGTCATCGCAACCGCCTTCAGCGCCGGCATGGCGCGGCTTGTGCGCCCGCTGCCTCCCGACACCGCCATTCAGCTGCGCCTGATCCAGCCCAATGCCACCCAGGCGCTGAAATGGGATCCCTATTGGTCCGAGGTGTTCTTCCGCCGCCTGCTGGACCTTTCCGCCGTCCGCGACCCCGGCCGCCCGGCGCCCGACGCGGTGATCTGGCCGGAAACGGCGGTGAACTTCCTACTCGACCAGTCCGGCACCGCCCCGCAGGAGATCGCCGGTTTCGCCGGCGCGCCGGTGATCCTGGGCATCCAGCGCAGCGAGGGCAGCCGCTATTTCAACAGCCTGACCGAGTTCTCGGTACGCGGCATCGGCCCGGTCTACGACAAGTTCCACCTGGTGCCTTTCGGCGAATACACGCCTTGGGGCGACTTGATGGCGCGCTTCGGCGTTCGCGCCTTTGCCGCGCAGCACGGTTTCGGCTATTCCGCCGGTCCCGGCCCGCGGCTTCTCGACCTGCCCGGCCTGCCCCGGATGCAGCCGCTGATCTGCTACGAGGCGATCTTCTCGCGCCACTTGATCGCGGGCGAGACGCGGCCGGCCTGGCTGTTGCAGGTCACGAACGACGCCTGGTTCGGCGCGCTTTCCGGGCCCTGGCAGCACCTGGCGCAGGCGCGGCTGCGCGCCATCGAATCCGGGCTGCCGCTGATGCGCGCGGCGAATACCGGCGTCTCGGCGGTGATCGACGCCCGAGGCGGCTTGCGCGCCACGCTGGGGCTGAACCTCGCCGGCCGCATCGACGCGGCGCTGCCCGGCGCGCTACCGCCGACGCCCTGGACGCGCTGGGGCGACGGCCCGGCGCTGGCCCTGGTGCTGGCAGCCCTGGCCTTGGCCGCGCGGCGGCGTTATCAGCACGGTTGA
- a CDS encoding segregation and condensation protein A: MTRVPYLTPVPDPAPPLPLPGLEPQPVAERRAEEVLVVDVSGFEGPLDLLLTLSRTQKVDLMRISVLELADQYLAFVDQARALRIELAADYLVMAAWLAFLKSRLLLPPDPEAEGPSAEDMAAHLAFQLERLQAMREAAASLMARHRLGQDRFARGAPEVVTRQRQVAWQAGLIDLMRAYARLRTRDEFRPYAFDRRDIFTMEQALDRLRGLIGFAGDWTALATFLPEGWDAEPGRRRSATAATFAATLELARQGRLEISQAGSFAPITIRRRPE, encoded by the coding sequence ATGACCAGGGTTCCCTATCTGACGCCGGTGCCTGATCCGGCCCCGCCGCTGCCGCTGCCGGGGCTGGAGCCGCAGCCCGTGGCCGAGCGCCGGGCCGAGGAGGTGCTGGTCGTCGATGTCTCGGGCTTCGAGGGGCCGCTGGACCTGCTGCTGACGCTGTCGCGCACGCAGAAGGTGGACCTGATGCGGATTTCGGTGCTGGAGCTGGCCGACCAGTATCTGGCCTTCGTCGATCAGGCCCGGGCGCTGCGCATCGAGCTGGCGGCGGATTACCTGGTCATGGCGGCCTGGCTCGCCTTCCTGAAATCGCGCCTGCTGCTGCCGCCCGATCCCGAGGCCGAGGGGCCGAGCGCCGAGGACATGGCCGCGCATCTGGCCTTCCAGCTTGAACGGTTGCAGGCGATGCGCGAGGCCGCGGCCAGCCTGATGGCCCGCCACCGGCTGGGGCAGGACCGCTTTGCCCGCGGCGCGCCCGAGGTGGTGACGCGGCAGCGCCAGGTCGCCTGGCAGGCCGGGCTGATCGACCTGATGCGCGCCTATGCCCGGTTGCGCACCCGCGACGAGTTCCGACCCTATGCCTTCGACCGCCGCGACATCTTCACCATGGAGCAGGCGCTAGACCGGCTGCGCGGGCTGATCGGCTTTGCCGGCGACTGGACCGCGCTTGCCACCTTCCTGCCCGAGGGCTGGGACGCGGAGCCTGGCCGCCGCCGGTCGGCCACTGCCGCCACCTTTGCCGCCACGCTGGAACTGGCGCGGCAGGGGCGGCTGGAGATCAGCCAGGCCGGAAGCTTCGCGCCCATCACCATCCGCAGGCGTCCGGAATGA
- the argS gene encoding arginine--tRNA ligase — protein sequence MNLFSDIRALVLDALAQMERAGELPAGLDTANVTVEPPRDAAHGDMATNAAMVLSKPAGKKPRDIAETLAARLAADPRILSAEVAGPGFLNLRLAPGEWQGVVRAALTEGADYGRSGIGRGRKVNVEFVSANPTGPMHVGHARGAVFGDALAALLAFSGHEVTREYYINDGGAQVDVLARSAYERYREANGLEPEIREGLYPGDYLIPVGEALKAKYGDSLLDRPEDDWLAEVREFATEAMMGMIRQDLALLNVHMDVFSSEKALYGTGRIEAAIDRLRRAGLIYEGVLEPPKGKTPDDWEPREQTLFRSTAHGDDVDRPVKKSDGSWTYFAPDIAYHWDKIDRGFDELIDVFGADHGGYVKRMTAAVSALSNGRVPLDVKLIQLVKLFKNGEPFKMSKRAGTFVTLRDVVEQAGPDVTRFHMLTRKNDAALDFDFARVLEQSKDNPVWYVQYASARVNSVLNRAASMGVDTSDAALAAADLSLLSHPAELDLARKVAEWPRMLEIAARAHEPHRVAFFLYDIASELHSLWNRGNDEPALRFVQEGDSGATAAKIALARAVGVVISAGLGILGVTPAKEMR from the coding sequence ATGAACCTTTTCTCGGATATTCGCGCGCTGGTGCTGGATGCGCTGGCGCAGATGGAACGGGCGGGCGAGCTGCCCGCGGGACTCGACACCGCCAATGTGACGGTCGAGCCGCCGCGGGACGCCGCACATGGCGACATGGCGACCAATGCGGCGATGGTGCTGTCCAAGCCCGCCGGCAAGAAACCCCGCGACATCGCCGAGACCCTGGCCGCCCGTCTGGCGGCCGATCCGCGCATTCTCTCGGCCGAGGTGGCGGGGCCGGGCTTTCTGAACCTGCGGCTGGCCCCCGGCGAGTGGCAGGGCGTGGTCCGGGCCGCCCTGACCGAGGGCGCGGATTACGGCCGGTCCGGCATCGGCCGGGGCCGCAAGGTCAACGTGGAGTTCGTCAGCGCCAACCCGACCGGGCCGATGCATGTCGGCCATGCCCGCGGCGCGGTCTTCGGCGACGCGCTGGCGGCGCTGCTGGCCTTTTCCGGCCACGAGGTCACCCGCGAATACTATATCAACGACGGCGGCGCCCAGGTCGATGTGCTGGCGCGTTCCGCCTATGAACGCTACCGCGAGGCCAACGGGCTGGAGCCCGAGATCCGCGAGGGGCTTTATCCCGGCGACTACCTGATCCCGGTGGGCGAGGCCTTGAAGGCGAAATACGGCGACAGCCTGCTCGACCGCCCCGAGGACGACTGGCTGGCCGAGGTGCGCGAATTCGCCACCGAGGCGATGATGGGCATGATCCGCCAGGACCTCGCGCTGCTCAACGTGCATATGGACGTCTTTTCCAGCGAGAAGGCGCTTTATGGCACCGGCCGGATCGAGGCCGCCATCGACCGGCTGCGCCGGGCCGGGCTGATCTACGAGGGCGTGCTGGAGCCGCCCAAGGGCAAGACCCCGGACGATTGGGAGCCGCGCGAACAGACGCTGTTCCGCTCGACCGCGCATGGCGACGACGTGGACCGGCCGGTAAAGAAATCGGACGGCAGCTGGACCTATTTCGCCCCCGACATCGCCTATCACTGGGACAAGATCGACCGCGGCTTCGACGAGCTGATCGACGTCTTCGGCGCCGACCACGGCGGCTATGTCAAGCGTATGACGGCGGCCGTCTCGGCGTTGTCCAACGGCCGCGTGCCGCTGGACGTCAAGCTGATTCAGCTGGTCAAGCTGTTCAAGAACGGCGAGCCCTTCAAGATGTCCAAGCGCGCCGGCACCTTCGTCACCCTGCGCGACGTGGTCGAGCAGGCTGGCCCGGACGTGACCCGCTTTCACATGCTGACGCGCAAGAACGACGCGGCGCTGGATTTCGACTTTGCGCGGGTGCTGGAACAGTCCAAGGACAACCCGGTCTGGTACGTGCAATATGCCAGCGCGCGGGTGAATTCGGTGCTGAATCGGGCGGCCTCCATGGGCGTCGACACCTCGGACGCGGCGCTGGCGGCGGCCGATCTGTCGCTGCTGTCGCATCCGGCCGAGCTGGATCTGGCGCGGAAAGTTGCAGAATGGCCACGCATGCTGGAGATCGCCGCCCGCGCGCACGAACCGCATCGGGTGGCCTTCTTCCTTTACGATATCGCCTCGGAGCTGCATTCGCTCTGGAACCGCGGCAATGACGAACCCGCCCTGCGCTTCGTGCAGGAGGGCGATTCCGGGGCCACGGCGGCGAAAATCGCGCTGGCCCGTGCCGTCGGCGTTGTCATTTCGGCCGGTCTTGGTATCTTGGGGGTGACTCCGGCCAAGGAAATGCGCTGA
- a CDS encoding SPOR domain-containing protein: MTVVDFRSSGGFDGSQPQRLAHEYPYGQDQDWTEEAWDDQQYDDAHAAPLAESPSFVGRLSRLTHYLGALVSVGLIVILAVWGFKLVVRDVSGVPVIRAVEGEARTAPDDPGGELTDRTGLAVNSVAAGAEPGRVDRVAIAPGATPLDAQDVAMGALGAVAQTPSHEVELPLIDDTPRVIARPDGESSEEPDAVANAVISDAPATEAPVNEAVTDLAGNETRDVAISNALAEAAADPGAIAQSPRPAPRPRRVAAAQTVASDAAPAPAASAAVEARPEATPAPAPAPEPAKVASGASLVQIGAFDSDKLARGEWNRVSGKFGALFAGKGMVVQEHKANGRSFWRLRASGFASKDEARRFCAALIAEGVDCIPATAK, from the coding sequence ATGACGGTGGTAGATTTCCGCTCCTCGGGCGGGTTTGACGGGTCGCAGCCGCAGCGGCTGGCGCATGAATATCCCTATGGCCAGGACCAGGACTGGACCGAAGAGGCCTGGGACGACCAGCAATATGACGACGCCCATGCCGCGCCGCTGGCCGAATCGCCCTCGTTCGTGGGCCGGCTCTCGCGGCTGACGCATTACCTGGGCGCGCTGGTCTCGGTCGGGCTGATCGTGATCCTGGCGGTCTGGGGCTTCAAGCTGGTGGTGCGCGACGTTTCCGGCGTGCCGGTGATCCGCGCGGTCGAGGGCGAGGCCCGCACCGCGCCCGACGATCCCGGCGGCGAGTTGACCGACCGTACCGGCCTGGCCGTGAACTCGGTCGCCGCCGGCGCCGAGCCCGGCCGCGTCGATCGCGTGGCCATCGCCCCCGGCGCCACGCCGCTGGATGCCCAGGACGTGGCCATGGGCGCGCTTGGCGCCGTGGCGCAGACGCCCTCGCATGAGGTCGAACTGCCGCTGATCGACGACACGCCCCGCGTCATCGCTCGGCCCGACGGCGAATCCAGCGAGGAACCGGATGCGGTCGCGAATGCCGTGATCTCGGACGCGCCCGCCACTGAGGCGCCGGTGAACGAGGCGGTGACCGACTTGGCCGGGAACGAAACCCGCGACGTCGCGATCAGCAATGCCCTGGCCGAGGCCGCGGCCGACCCGGGCGCCATCGCGCAATCGCCGCGCCCCGCGCCGCGTCCGCGCCGCGTCGCCGCGGCCCAGACCGTCGCCAGCGACGCCGCCCCGGCGCCTGCGGCATCTGCGGCCGTCGAGGCGCGTCCCGAGGCGACGCCGGCGCCTGCGCCCGCGCCGGAACCCGCCAAGGTCGCCTCGGGCGCCTCGCTGGTGCAGATCGGCGCCTTCGACAGCGACAAGCTGGCGCGCGGCGAATGGAATCGCGTCTCGGGCAAGTTCGGCGCGCTTTTCGCCGGCAAGGGCATGGTCGTGCAGGAGCACAAGGCGAATGGCCGCAGCTTCTGGCGGCTGCGCGCCAGCGGCTTCGCCTCGAAGGACGAGGCCCGTCGCTTCTGCGCCGCGCTGATCGCCGAAGGGGTGGATTGCATCCCGGCCACGGCGAAGTAA
- the nagZ gene encoding beta-N-acetylhexosaminidase, with protein MPSATILGGIAGPDLSRAERDFFRDADPWGFILFGRNVETPDRLRRLTADLREAVGRDAPVLIDQEGGRVQRMRAPHWTDWPAPLDQAGRGERAVWLHHHLLAQELRAVGIDADCAPVLDIARPETHPFLRNRCLGTDAATVTRLGRAAADAMLAAGVLPVIKHMPGHGRAQVDSHKDLPVVEASLADLEAGDFAPFRALSDLPMAMTAHIRFTAIDQAPATASAPVIALIRERIGFDGLLMSDDIGMQALSGSLAERAAASIAAGCDLVLSCNETLPQMEAIVAAAGPMTPRAEDRGRAALALRRAPADRDIAGLRAELAALGGLAA; from the coding sequence ATGCCCTCGGCCACCATTCTCGGCGGCATCGCCGGCCCGGACCTGAGCCGGGCCGAGCGCGATTTCTTCCGCGACGCCGACCCTTGGGGCTTCATCCTGTTCGGGCGCAATGTCGAGACGCCGGACCGCCTGCGTCGGCTGACCGCCGATCTGCGCGAGGCGGTCGGTCGCGACGCGCCGGTGCTGATCGACCAGGAGGGCGGCCGCGTCCAGCGCATGCGCGCGCCGCATTGGACCGACTGGCCGGCGCCGCTGGACCAGGCCGGACGCGGCGAGCGCGCGGTCTGGCTGCACCATCACCTGCTGGCGCAAGAGCTGCGCGCGGTCGGCATCGACGCCGATTGCGCCCCGGTGCTGGACATCGCCCGTCCCGAGACCCACCCGTTTCTGCGCAACCGCTGCCTGGGCACGGATGCCGCCACGGTCACCCGGCTGGGCCGGGCGGCGGCCGATGCCATGCTGGCGGCGGGGGTGCTGCCGGTGATCAAGCACATGCCGGGCCATGGCCGGGCGCAGGTGGACAGCCACAAGGACCTGCCGGTGGTGGAGGCGTCGCTGGCGGACTTGGAGGCCGGCGATTTCGCCCCCTTCCGGGCGCTCTCGGACCTGCCGATGGCGATGACCGCGCATATCCGCTTTACCGCCATCGACCAGGCGCCGGCCACCGCCTCGGCCCCGGTCATCGCGCTGATCCGCGAGCGCATCGGCTTCGACGGGCTGCTGATGTCCGACGACATCGGCATGCAGGCGCTCTCGGGCAGCCTGGCCGAGCGTGCCGCGGCCAGCATCGCCGCCGGCTGCGACCTGGTGCTGTCCTGCAACGAGACCCTGCCGCAGATGGAAGCCATCGTCGCCGCCGCCGGCCCGATGACGCCCCGGGCCGAGGACCGCGGCCGGGCGGCGCTGGCGCTGCGCCGGGCGCCGGCCGACCGCGACATCGCCGGGCTGCGCGCCGAACTGGCGGCGCTTGGCGGGCTTGCGGCCTGA
- a CDS encoding DEAD/DEAH box helicase — protein MTKFSDLKLDPKVLKAVSEAGYETPTPIQAGAIPPALEGRDVLGIAQTGTGKTASFTLPMITLLGRGRARARMPRSLVLCPTRELAAQVAENFDIYAKHTRLTKALLIGGVSFGEQDKLIDRGVDVLIATPGRLLDHFERGKLLLTGVQIMVVDEADRMLDMGFIPDIERIFQLTPFTRQTLFFSATMAPEIERITDTFLHSPERIEVARQATTSETITQKLVEITPTRRDQAAKQKRELLRALILAEGEGLKNAIIFCNRKTDVDIVAKSLKAHGFDASPIHGDLDQRHRMATLDGFRDGTLRFLVASDVAARGLDIPAVSHVINFDLPSHAEDYVHRIGRTGRAGREGTAISIGTPADEKYLTAIESLVKQSLPRAPLPEGFTLSAAAQDAPRPGRESNTRRERGRDRDRDRDRGERRGRRDDSEQRAAAPEPRAEAPAQAERRQDRPAREERREDRRDDRRGERGGHDRHERRDDRRTDRHPVMGMGEHMPEFMTRTFRPGFLEPAEETPVVEAEDLAPALPETAAVTEAAPTPATEAPAPAEKPKRSRSRKAKPAPEAAPEAAAEPAPAEEAPEPVTEATPEALPQAAAEAPTEAATPEKPVRKRKPRATKAKAATVEPETAAEASDSADASPAAEEPAAAAEKPARKPAKPRAPRKSRAKAQPDAPAETAPETEAPQAETVPSPDDTAADA, from the coding sequence ATGACCAAATTCTCTGATCTGAAGCTGGACCCCAAGGTTCTGAAAGCCGTCTCCGAGGCCGGGTACGAAACCCCGACCCCGATCCAGGCGGGGGCGATTCCCCCGGCGCTGGAAGGCCGCGACGTGCTGGGCATCGCCCAGACCGGCACCGGCAAGACCGCCAGCTTCACCCTGCCGATGATCACCCTTCTGGGCCGCGGCCGCGCCCGCGCCCGGATGCCGCGTTCGCTGGTGCTGTGCCCCACGCGCGAACTGGCCGCCCAGGTGGCCGAGAACTTCGACATCTATGCCAAGCACACCCGGCTGACCAAGGCGCTGCTGATCGGCGGCGTGTCCTTCGGCGAACAGGACAAGCTGATCGACCGCGGCGTCGACGTGCTGATCGCGACCCCGGGCCGGCTTCTGGACCATTTCGAGCGCGGCAAGCTGCTTCTGACCGGCGTCCAGATCATGGTCGTGGACGAGGCCGACCGCATGCTCGACATGGGCTTCATCCCCGACATCGAGCGCATCTTCCAGTTGACGCCCTTCACCCGGCAGACACTGTTCTTCTCGGCCACCATGGCGCCCGAGATCGAGCGCATCACCGACACCTTCCTGCATTCGCCCGAACGCATCGAGGTCGCGCGCCAGGCCACAACCAGCGAAACGATCACCCAGAAGCTGGTCGAGATCACCCCGACCCGCCGCGACCAGGCCGCCAAGCAGAAGCGCGAGCTTCTTCGCGCCCTGATCCTGGCCGAGGGCGAGGGCCTGAAGAACGCCATCATCTTCTGCAACCGCAAGACCGACGTGGATATCGTCGCCAAGTCGCTGAAGGCGCATGGCTTCGACGCCTCGCCGATCCACGGCGACCTGGACCAGCGCCACCGCATGGCGACGCTGGACGGCTTCCGCGACGGCACGCTGCGCTTCCTCGTCGCCTCGGACGTGGCGGCGCGGGGGCTCGACATTCCGGCGGTCAGCCATGTCATCAACTTCGACCTGCCGAGCCATGCCGAGGATTACGTCCACCGCATCGGCCGCACCGGCCGCGCCGGGCGCGAGGGCACCGCGATCTCGATCGGCACCCCCGCGGACGAGAAATACCTGACCGCCATCGAATCGCTGGTCAAGCAGAGCCTGCCCCGCGCGCCCCTGCCCGAGGGCTTCACCCTGTCGGCCGCCGCCCAGGACGCCCCGCGGCCGGGCCGCGAAAGCAACACCCGGCGCGAGCGCGGCCGGGATCGGGACCGTGATCGGGATCGCGGCGAACGCCGCGGCCGCCGCGACGACAGCGAACAGCGCGCCGCCGCGCCGGAGCCCCGCGCCGAGGCGCCCGCCCAGGCCGAGCGCCGCCAAGATCGGCCCGCGCGCGAGGAGCGCCGCGAAGACCGGCGCGACGACCGCCGGGGCGAGCGCGGCGGCCACGACCGCCACGAGCGTCGCGATGACCGCCGCACCGACCGCCATCCGGTCATGGGCATGGGCGAGCACATGCCCGAGTTCATGACCCGCACCTTCCGCCCCGGCTTCCTTGAGCCGGCCGAGGAAACCCCGGTCGTCGAGGCCGAGGATCTGGCTCCGGCGCTGCCCGAAACCGCCGCCGTAACCGAGGCCGCGCCGACTCCGGCAACCGAGGCTCCTGCGCCGGCCGAAAAACCCAAGCGCAGCCGCAGCCGCAAGGCCAAGCCCGCGCCGGAAGCGGCCCCCGAAGCCGCCGCCGAACCGGCCCCTGCCGAGGAAGCGCCCGAGCCCGTGACCGAGGCGACACCTGAGGCCTTGCCCCAGGCCGCAGCCGAGGCCCCGACCGAAGCGGCGACGCCGGAAAAACCGGTCCGCAAGCGCAAGCCGCGCGCCACCAAGGCCAAGGCCGCCACGGTCGAGCCGGAAACTGCCGCCGAAGCTTCGGACAGCGCCGACGCCTCACCCGCGGCCGAAGAGCCTGCCGCAGCCGCCGAGAAGCCGGCCAGGAAGCCCGCGAAGCCGCGCGCACCGCGCAAGTCCCGCGCCAAGGCCCAGCCCGATGCGCCGGCCGAGACCGCGCCTGAAACCGAGGCCCCGCAAGCCGAAACCGTCCCCAGCCCGGACGACACGGCGGCCGACGCCTGA
- the scpB gene encoding SMC-Scp complex subunit ScpB: MTDEIPDPQRFPPPPLPEQERMVEAVLFASAEPMSLREIAARLPTGCDPAEALQGLRARYRGRGVELVRVGEAWAFRTAADLGFLMQDSMVESRRLSRAATETLAIIAYHQPVTRAEIEEIRGVAVSKGTLDQLIELEWVRIGRRRQTPGRPVTFVVTETFLDHFGLESARDLPGLAELRAAGLLESRPVGPLAPTLFRDEDADADEPEALPGDLFEDE; the protein is encoded by the coding sequence ATGACCGACGAGATCCCCGACCCGCAGCGCTTTCCGCCGCCGCCGCTGCCGGAACAGGAGCGCATGGTCGAGGCGGTGCTGTTCGCCTCGGCCGAGCCCATGAGTCTGCGGGAGATCGCCGCCCGACTGCCGACGGGCTGCGACCCGGCCGAGGCTCTGCAGGGCCTGCGCGCACGCTATCGGGGGCGGGGGGTCGAACTGGTGCGGGTGGGCGAGGCCTGGGCCTTTCGCACCGCCGCCGACCTGGGTTTCCTGATGCAGGACAGCATGGTCGAGAGCCGGCGCCTGTCGCGCGCCGCGACCGAGACCCTGGCGATCATCGCCTATCACCAGCCCGTCACCCGCGCCGAGATCGAGGAGATTCGCGGCGTTGCCGTCAGCAAGGGCACGCTGGACCAGTTGATCGAGCTGGAATGGGTCCGCATCGGCCGCCGCCGGCAGACCCCGGGCCGGCCGGTGACCTTCGTGGTGACCGAGACGTTTCTGGACCATTTCGGGCTGGAAAGCGCCCGCGACCTGCCGGGGCTGGCCGAGCTGCGCGCGGCCGGGCTGCTGGAATCGCGGCCTGTGGGCCCACTTGCGCCAACGCTGTTCCGGGACGAGGATGCCGATGCGGACGAGCCCGAGGCCCTGCCCGGCGACCTGTTCGAAGATGAATGA
- a CDS encoding phage virion morphogenesis protein, producing the protein MIEVEFNDAVIRRAFKEIEGVYRHFRPDERPWRFAACLNDKAIQGWRDAGGTAFALRSPVTLGHYDKAGEHYGKKPLWRHGDLYGKIHMQAEMDAATIGSNAIQAAMMQFGGRKAEHPNLWGDIPARPFIGLSDEDRSDVLEIIDECLQRAAGSPG; encoded by the coding sequence ATGATTGAAGTCGAGTTCAACGATGCGGTTATCCGTCGTGCGTTTAAGGAGATAGAGGGCGTTTACCGACACTTCAGGCCTGATGAACGACCTTGGCGATTCGCTGCTTGCCTCAACGACAAAGCGATTCAAGGCTGGCGTGACGCCGGAGGAACCGCTTTCGCGCTGCGGTCGCCCGTGACGCTTGGGCACTACGACAAGGCAGGCGAGCACTACGGTAAGAAGCCGCTGTGGCGTCATGGTGACCTTTACGGCAAGATCCACATGCAGGCCGAAATGGACGCCGCGACGATTGGGTCAAACGCCATTCAGGCGGCGATGATGCAATTCGGCGGCCGCAAGGCCGAGCATCCGAACCTCTGGGGTGACATTCCCGCCCGGCCCTTCATCGGCCTGTCAGACGAAGATCGCAGCGACGTGTTGGAAATCATCGACGAGTGTTTGCAGCGCGCTGCGGGCTCGCCCGGGTAG